From Bordetella flabilis, the proteins below share one genomic window:
- a CDS encoding thioredoxin family protein → MEQIELNDGTADRYLLDAAGLSLVVFHSRTCANCRLARERLPAMNLPVQRVCWVDAGDNGGLVERYEVFHLPAMFVVRDGTFYGAVQARLEDWDIRRQIALALDGYPAVLP, encoded by the coding sequence ATGGAACAGATCGAATTGAACGACGGCACCGCCGACCGCTACCTGCTGGACGCGGCCGGGCTGTCGCTGGTGGTTTTCCATAGCCGCACCTGCGCGAACTGCCGCCTGGCGCGCGAACGCCTGCCCGCGATGAACCTGCCCGTACAGCGCGTGTGCTGGGTCGACGCCGGGGACAACGGCGGGCTGGTCGAGCGCTACGAAGTCTTCCACCTGCCCGCCATGTTCGTGGTCCGCGACGGCACCTTCTACGGCGCCGTGCAGGCCCGGCTGGAGGACTGGGACATCCGCCGGCAGATCGCGCTGGCGCTGGACGGATATCCGGCCGTCCTGCCGTAG
- a CDS encoding tripartite tricarboxylate transporter substrate binding protein, translating into MMRFRSAGSLAALALCATIAASAAAQDKPDSYPSAPIKLIVPFAPGGFTDVVARLVAEKLTPALGQPVIVENRMGAGSTIGTDYVAKSAPDGYTLALISTTHVIAPWLYKKLPYDAINSFAPITKLVDSPYVLVTNPGVPAQNVSELIALAKARPGRLDYASSGNGSSQHLAAALFATMADIKINHVPYRGSGQALNDIIGGQVSMGFLGVTAALPQIAGGRLRALGVTTTKRSPDLPQVPTLDEAGLKGYEATIWLGLIAPAGTPKPILDKLHDATAKVLQEPESRKALAGAGLELSLTSEEAFGELLKTESAKWGKVVRDTGASVN; encoded by the coding sequence ATGATGCGATTTCGATCTGCAGGTTCACTCGCGGCGCTTGCGTTGTGCGCGACCATCGCGGCGTCCGCCGCGGCGCAGGACAAGCCGGACAGCTATCCCAGCGCCCCGATAAAACTGATCGTCCCGTTCGCACCGGGCGGCTTCACCGACGTCGTGGCGCGGCTGGTGGCGGAAAAGCTGACGCCGGCGCTGGGCCAGCCCGTGATCGTGGAAAACCGCATGGGCGCGGGCTCCACCATCGGCACCGACTATGTCGCGAAATCGGCGCCCGACGGCTATACGCTGGCCTTGATCTCCACCACGCATGTGATCGCGCCCTGGCTGTACAAGAAGCTGCCCTACGATGCGATCAACAGCTTCGCGCCCATCACCAAGCTGGTCGACAGCCCCTATGTGCTGGTCACCAACCCCGGCGTGCCCGCGCAGAACGTGAGCGAGCTTATCGCGCTGGCCAAGGCCAGGCCGGGCCGGCTGGACTATGCCTCGTCGGGCAACGGCAGCAGCCAGCACCTGGCGGCCGCGCTGTTCGCCACCATGGCCGACATCAAGATCAATCACGTCCCGTATCGTGGGAGCGGGCAGGCGCTGAACGACATTATCGGCGGGCAGGTCTCCATGGGTTTCCTGGGCGTGACCGCCGCGCTGCCGCAGATCGCGGGCGGACGCCTGCGTGCCCTGGGCGTGACCACCACCAAGCGGTCGCCGGACCTGCCGCAGGTTCCCACCCTGGACGAGGCGGGCCTGAAAGGCTACGAAGCGACCATCTGGCTGGGCCTGATCGCGCCGGCGGGCACGCCCAAGCCTATCCTGGACAAGTTGCATGACGCCACGGCCAAGGTCCTGCAGGAACCGGAATCGCGCAAGGCGCTGGCGGGCGCCGGGCTGGAACTGAGCCTGACCAGCGAGGAGGCCTTCGGCGAGCTGCTGAAAACGGAATCCGCGAAGTGGGGCAAGGTGGTCCGGGATACCGGCGCCAGCGTCAACTGA
- a CDS encoding alpha/beta hydrolase translates to MADTQPTQDPALSGTGAVTWHGGQEHWIQRDGDIRLFMWHKPAAAGVAHAGTVLFVHGSSMASQPTFDLTVPGRPDSSVMDWFAARGFDTWCMDNEGYGRSSKHRPINFDIPNGALDLAAGSEYILQRAQDDKLMVYGISSGALKAALFAQQHPERVARVALDAFVWTGEGSPTLAQRKLKLPEFLARNRRPIDRAFVESIFSRDHPGCADSATVSAFADAILTLDSSMPTGTYVDMCSKLPLIDPEKLAVPTIVMRGEYDGIASFDDLAEFFKRLPNTFKQFTVMQGISHASFQQKNYKMVYHILHAFFTQPEPVYR, encoded by the coding sequence ATGGCAGACACGCAACCCACCCAGGATCCGGCCCTGTCCGGCACCGGAGCCGTCACCTGGCACGGCGGCCAGGAGCACTGGATACAGCGCGACGGCGATATCCGGCTTTTCATGTGGCACAAGCCGGCCGCGGCGGGCGTTGCGCACGCCGGGACCGTGCTGTTCGTCCACGGCTCGTCCATGGCGTCGCAGCCCACTTTCGATTTGACGGTCCCGGGACGTCCCGACTCTTCGGTCATGGATTGGTTCGCGGCGCGCGGCTTCGATACCTGGTGCATGGACAACGAGGGCTACGGCCGTTCCAGCAAGCACCGTCCCATCAATTTCGATATCCCGAATGGCGCGCTGGACCTGGCGGCGGGCAGCGAGTACATCCTGCAGCGCGCCCAGGACGACAAGCTGATGGTCTACGGGATTTCCTCGGGGGCCCTGAAGGCCGCGCTGTTCGCCCAGCAGCATCCCGAACGCGTCGCCCGGGTCGCCCTGGACGCCTTTGTCTGGACCGGCGAGGGCAGCCCGACGCTGGCGCAGCGCAAACTGAAACTGCCGGAATTCCTGGCCAGGAACCGCCGGCCCATCGACCGGGCCTTCGTCGAAAGTATTTTTTCGCGCGATCATCCCGGCTGCGCCGACAGCGCCACGGTATCGGCGTTCGCCGACGCCATCCTGACGCTGGACAGCTCCATGCCCACCGGGACCTACGTGGATATGTGCAGCAAGCTGCCGCTGATCGATCCTGAGAAGCTGGCCGTGCCCACCATCGTGATGCGCGGCGAATACGACGGCATCGCGTCGTTCGATGACCTGGCCGAGTTCTTCAAACGCCTGCCGAATACCTTCAAGCAGTTCACCGTCATGCAGGGAATCTCGCACGCCAGTTTCCAGCAGAAGAACTACAAGATGGTCTACCACATCCTGCACGCCTTCTTCACGCAGCCGGAACCGGTTTATCGCTGA
- a CDS encoding LysR family transcriptional regulator, with the protein MLDLNEFLTFSVIAEEKSFSRAAEKLGMSKALASKHVADLEHSLGVKLLHRTTRKIGLTTAGALFYERCRQLVAHAEDARHEIEKYRSTPGGLIRVSSAMAFGRRHLVPAITRFLERYPEVSIDLDLSQQFPDLVTAGADVVIRQADEPLLVSLVARRLAPVRWTACASPAYLARHPAPRVPAELAGHNCLVYFVNSKGEWSFTSEDGVHTVRPKGNFKANSADAVLHAALGNLGIGVVPTFAAGDALRSGQLVRVLPQYRLPERALYAAYLPNPTMAHSTRLFVTFLGDYFGADPYWDRDLAA; encoded by the coding sequence ATGCTCGATCTGAACGAGTTTCTGACCTTTTCGGTGATCGCGGAAGAGAAGAGCTTTTCCCGGGCCGCTGAAAAGCTGGGCATGTCCAAGGCCCTCGCCAGCAAGCATGTCGCCGACCTGGAGCATTCCCTGGGCGTCAAGCTGCTGCATCGCACCACCCGCAAGATCGGCCTGACGACCGCCGGCGCGTTGTTCTACGAGCGCTGCCGCCAGCTGGTGGCGCACGCCGAGGACGCCCGCCACGAGATCGAGAAGTACCGAAGTACACCGGGGGGGCTGATACGGGTCAGTTCCGCCATGGCCTTCGGGCGCCGCCATCTGGTGCCTGCCATCACGCGCTTCCTGGAACGATATCCCGAGGTGTCGATCGACCTGGACCTTAGCCAGCAGTTTCCCGACCTAGTGACCGCCGGGGCCGATGTGGTGATCCGCCAGGCCGACGAACCGCTGCTCGTTTCGCTGGTGGCGCGGCGGCTTGCCCCGGTGCGCTGGACGGCCTGCGCCAGTCCGGCGTACCTGGCCCGCCATCCGGCGCCCCGCGTGCCGGCCGAGCTGGCGGGGCACAACTGCCTGGTGTATTTCGTCAACAGCAAGGGGGAGTGGTCCTTCACCAGCGAGGATGGCGTCCATACGGTGCGTCCCAAGGGCAACTTCAAGGCCAACAGCGCCGATGCCGTGCTGCATGCGGCGCTGGGCAATCTGGGTATCGGCGTGGTGCCCACCTTCGCCGCCGGGGACGCCCTGCGCAGCGGCCAGCTGGTACGCGTGTTGCCGCAGTACCGGCTGCCTGAACGCGCCTTGTATGCCGCCTATCTGCCCAATCCCACGATGGCGCATTCCACCCGCCTTTTCGTTACGTTCCTGGGCGATTACTTCGGCGCGGATCCGTATTGGGACCGCGACCTCGCGGCGTAA